The proteins below are encoded in one region of Bacteriovorax sp. Seq25_V:
- a CDS encoding HAD family phosphatase, translated as MTSTLGHLDTLNIDNILKLTESKKAILFDMDGTILNSECLHFEAIHLITQKQSPYTIDDLYGLADTDVYPLISKYMSHDLDNFLKAKNDLMLDLIPATDPNTIIKPEMQKLLKLLNESGKTLAVVTASEDVITHSLLDHCGVSKYFKLVVTRQDTVLSKPHPAPYQYALKVLKIDKKNSLIFEDSPTGLQAAKASGIDTFQVSWYEHK; from the coding sequence ATGACAAGTACTTTAGGGCACTTAGACACATTAAATATTGATAATATTCTAAAGCTGACAGAATCGAAAAAAGCAATCCTCTTTGACATGGATGGCACAATTTTAAATAGCGAATGCTTACATTTTGAGGCAATACATCTCATAACACAAAAACAGTCTCCTTATACAATAGATGACCTCTATGGCCTTGCTGATACCGATGTTTACCCCCTCATCTCAAAATATATGAGCCATGACCTAGATAACTTTCTTAAAGCAAAAAATGATCTGATGCTCGATCTTATTCCTGCCACTGATCCAAATACAATCATCAAGCCCGAGATGCAGAAGCTTCTAAAATTACTTAACGAAAGTGGAAAAACTCTAGCAGTCGTTACCGCGAGCGAGGACGTAATAACTCATTCTCTGCTCGATCACTGCGGAGTATCTAAATACTTTAAATTAGTAGTTACAAGACAAGATACAGTGTTATCAAAACCACACCCTGCCCCTTACCAGTACGCATTAAAAGTGCTAAAGATAGACAAAAAAAATAGTTTAATTTTTGAAGACTCACCAACTGGCCTGCAAGCGGCTAAAGCTTCTGGCATAGATACCTTTCAAGTATCTTGGTACGAGCATAAATAG
- a CDS encoding dolichyl-phosphate-mannose--protein mannosyltransferase, whose amino-acid sequence MRKINILLFVVIQFIISFYCLSFGDDTSLGLIDGWVRIGNNSFESLVDFSTWGIIKSNVEPVVAFSFGSTTIPLLFQARETGFIYIIIKLLSVIIGPVFALQLVNLILVCATFYFLDKILSRFFSKDDQPVALALMVLSPVLMYFGGPYYPDKFIFFFTVLLAYQILEKKSAKYVILTATLGLLTKFIFILNIILVLLAFGDKKRVLGLLKTKTFKVVFSFLTVLLAFIVTKMYDQFYYEFVTDHNIFKSSFFNLEYLRHMAMVLVDQRSYLEYFIIGGSSKGYLVLSCLVNIAVFLGLRFTNAKKMVVSIFAYFILLYFAIYEFSNASDYFTEALVVLLILKGMSIAHAPKEYKKGLIVLVLILSAWEFGAWFNGMTTGKLRGEIALSEKLKVMNLIQERGANQVIVVNKYDLGVYDFLSEGKIKGSFFDKDTFQYQKQACVLGYYSYKFGGAYAGEEQTNLRDIYTLTVFIDKYKYSLEDVMYEDRLFAYLGCKQN is encoded by the coding sequence ATGAGAAAAATTAATATCCTTTTATTTGTTGTTATCCAATTTATTATCAGTTTTTATTGCTTATCCTTTGGTGATGATACATCGCTTGGTCTTATTGATGGTTGGGTTAGAATTGGAAATAACAGCTTCGAATCACTTGTTGATTTCAGCACTTGGGGTATTATTAAGAGTAACGTCGAGCCAGTTGTTGCTTTTTCTTTTGGAAGCACAACGATCCCTCTTTTATTTCAGGCGAGAGAAACAGGATTTATCTATATTATTATTAAGTTATTATCTGTAATAATTGGACCTGTGTTTGCACTTCAGCTGGTGAATTTAATATTAGTTTGTGCAACTTTCTATTTTTTAGATAAGATTCTATCAAGATTTTTTTCAAAAGATGATCAACCGGTAGCCCTCGCTTTAATGGTACTATCTCCTGTTCTTATGTACTTTGGTGGGCCATATTATCCTGATAAGTTTATCTTTTTCTTTACGGTTCTACTAGCCTATCAAATTCTTGAGAAGAAAAGTGCAAAGTATGTAATTTTAACTGCCACACTTGGACTTTTAACAAAGTTTATCTTTATCTTGAATATCATATTGGTGCTTTTAGCTTTTGGTGATAAGAAAAGGGTTCTTGGGTTATTGAAGACAAAAACTTTCAAAGTCGTTTTTAGCTTTCTTACAGTACTCCTCGCATTTATTGTGACTAAAATGTATGACCAGTTTTATTACGAGTTTGTAACAGATCATAATATTTTTAAATCGAGCTTTTTTAACCTGGAATACCTACGTCATATGGCCATGGTTCTGGTTGATCAAAGAAGTTATTTGGAATACTTCATTATCGGTGGAAGTAGTAAGGGATATCTGGTTCTAAGTTGTCTTGTTAATATTGCTGTCTTCTTGGGACTAAGATTTACGAATGCTAAGAAAATGGTTGTTTCAATATTTGCATATTTCATCCTTCTATATTTTGCAATTTATGAATTTTCGAATGCATCAGATTATTTTACGGAGGCTCTCGTTGTATTACTTATTTTAAAGGGAATGAGTATTGCACATGCGCCAAAAGAATATAAAAAAGGCTTGATTGTTCTTGTTCTTATTCTTTCTGCTTGGGAATTTGGGGCATGGTTTAATGGAATGACAACTGGAAAGCTTAGGGGAGAGATTGCTTTGAGTGAGAAGCTTAAGGTAATGAATCTTATTCAAGAACGTGGAGCAAACCAAGTAATTGTAGTAAATAAGTATGACCTTGGCGTTTATGACTTTCTTTCAGAGGGGAAGATTAAAGGATCTTTCTTTGACAAGGATACTTTTCAATACCAAAAGCAGGCATGTGTTCTTGGTTATTATAGTTATAAATTTGGTGGCGCCTATGCTGGTGAAGAACAAACAAATCTAAGAGATATTTATACCCTGACTGTATTTATTGATAAGTATAAGTATTCATTGGAAGATGTAATGTACGAAGATAGGTTATTTGCTTATTTAGGGTGTAAGCAAAATTAG
- a CDS encoding response regulator transcription factor translates to MKIIIVDDDINFCESLSLDFNDDGFEVSYYNTVASFLKARPACHSLILDLRLGTETSTNFLADIRKVVGSETKIIMLTGYGSISTTVEAMKLGADDYLTKPIKYDVLKSKILDLPLSFKQDNDEALSLDQAEREHIEFVLNSCQGNITKASKILGIHRQSLQRKLKKYSPVK, encoded by the coding sequence ATGAAGATTATAATTGTTGATGATGATATTAATTTTTGTGAATCCTTATCCTTGGATTTTAATGATGATGGCTTTGAAGTAAGTTATTATAATACAGTCGCTAGTTTTCTTAAGGCCCGACCTGCTTGTCACTCACTTATTCTTGATCTTAGACTAGGAACTGAAACATCTACTAATTTTTTAGCAGATATTAGAAAAGTCGTAGGATCAGAAACCAAAATCATTATGTTAACTGGCTATGGTTCTATTTCAACAACTGTTGAGGCGATGAAGTTAGGGGCTGATGATTATCTAACGAAACCAATAAAATATGACGTTTTAAAAAGCAAAATCTTAGACCTGCCACTTTCTTTTAAACAGGATAATGATGAAGCTTTGTCGCTGGACCAGGCCGAGCGAGAACATATTGAATTTGTCCTAAATTCCTGTCAGGGAAATATTACTAAGGCATCGAAAATATTGGGAATTCATCGTCAGAGCTTACAAAGAAAGCTTAAAAAATACTCGCCCGTTAAGTAA
- a CDS encoding redoxin family protein, with translation MEIFLLMLFPFMVWANKIDMKNIEGLDLRTMENKSIELNAKFNVFMFFSASCPCSKSYFDYLNKLSEKYKDIQFFGFHSSKTLSTDVAKNYFSNFDVHFPVIQDKELKYANIFEALKTPHVFVLDAKKNIVFHGGVADSRHMTSAKNFYLENALNDISNGNQPRMAHAKALGCYIAR, from the coding sequence ATGGAAATATTTCTTCTAATGCTTTTTCCATTTATGGTTTGGGCCAATAAAATTGATATGAAAAATATCGAGGGTCTTGATCTGCGTACAATGGAAAATAAGAGTATCGAATTGAATGCTAAGTTTAATGTCTTTATGTTCTTTAGTGCTTCATGCCCATGTTCAAAAAGTTACTTTGATTATCTAAATAAGTTGTCTGAAAAATATAAGGATATTCAGTTCTTTGGTTTTCATTCTTCGAAGACACTCAGTACAGATGTAGCAAAGAATTACTTTTCTAACTTTGATGTTCATTTTCCCGTTATTCAGGATAAAGAACTAAAATATGCAAATATCTTTGAGGCTCTAAAGACGCCTCATGTTTTTGTTTTAGATGCTAAAAAAAATATTGTATTTCATGGTGGTGTTGCTGATTCAAGACACATGACGAGTGCAAAGAATTTTTACTTAGAAAATGCGTTAAATGATATTAGTAATGGAAATCAACCAAGAATGGCGCATGCAAAAGCCCTCGGTTGTTATATCGCAAGATAA
- the scpA gene encoding methylmalonyl-CoA mutase, translating into MSNYQPPKIDKRTWKDLATKETKGKGPKETLTPENITVQSLYTEEDVKDLPFQNTMPGFEPFIRGPRATMYTGRPWTIRQYAGFSTAEESNNFYKKALAAGGQGVSVAFDLATHRGYDSDHPRVKGDVGKAGVAIDSVEDMKVLFDQIPLDKVSVSMTMNGAVLPILAGYVVAAEEQGVSQDQLSGTIQNDILKEFMVRNTYIFPPKPSMKIIADIFEYTSKNMPKFNSISISGYHIQEAGADAALELAYTLADGKEYIETALAAGMKIDDFAPRLSFFFGIGMNFYMEIAKLRAARLLWSEIVSKYEPKNQSSLMLRTHCQTSGWSLTEQDPYNNIIRTTVEAMAAVFGGTQSLHTNAFDEAIALPTEFSARIARNTQIILQEETGITNTVDPWGGSYMMESLTHEIAEKARAIIKEVDASGGMSKAIETGVPKLKIEEAAAAKQARIDKGEDVIVGVNKYKPTTEDKVEVLDIDNVAVLNSQIRRLEELRANRDESQVEACMEALTRYAETGEGNGLDLAIKAVRARCSVGEITYALEKVWGRYNANSKTVAGVYGKAYENDDNWKSIMKEIDDFEKEFGRRPRMLVAKMGQDGHDRGAKVIATAFADVGFDIDLAPLFSTPEEVAKQAVENDVHIVGVSSQAAGHKTLIPDLISELKKLDAEDIIVVCGGVIPKQDYDFLVKAGVKGIFGPGTPIPEAAKGVLEAVKAAMK; encoded by the coding sequence ATGAGTAATTACCAACCACCAAAAATCGACAAGCGAACGTGGAAAGATCTTGCGACCAAAGAAACAAAAGGAAAAGGGCCGAAAGAGACTCTTACTCCAGAAAATATCACAGTCCAATCTCTCTACACAGAAGAAGATGTAAAAGATCTCCCATTCCAAAATACAATGCCAGGATTCGAACCATTTATTCGTGGTCCACGTGCCACAATGTACACAGGTCGTCCTTGGACAATTAGACAGTACGCAGGTTTTTCTACTGCTGAAGAATCAAATAACTTTTACAAGAAAGCACTCGCCGCTGGTGGGCAAGGTGTTTCTGTTGCCTTTGATCTCGCAACACACAGAGGATATGATTCTGACCACCCACGTGTAAAAGGTGATGTTGGAAAAGCCGGAGTAGCAATTGATAGTGTTGAAGATATGAAAGTTCTTTTCGATCAAATTCCACTTGATAAAGTTTCAGTTTCAATGACAATGAATGGAGCCGTTCTTCCAATTCTTGCAGGCTATGTTGTGGCTGCTGAAGAGCAAGGCGTTTCACAAGATCAACTTTCAGGCACAATTCAAAATGATATTCTAAAAGAGTTTATGGTTAGAAACACTTACATCTTTCCACCAAAACCTTCAATGAAGATCATTGCAGATATTTTTGAATATACTTCAAAAAATATGCCGAAGTTTAACTCTATCTCAATCTCTGGATATCATATTCAAGAAGCGGGTGCAGATGCCGCTCTTGAACTTGCTTATACACTAGCAGACGGAAAAGAGTATATCGAAACAGCTTTAGCTGCTGGGATGAAAATTGATGACTTTGCCCCAAGACTTTCCTTCTTTTTTGGTATTGGAATGAATTTCTATATGGAGATTGCAAAGCTTAGAGCTGCAAGACTTCTGTGGTCTGAAATAGTTTCTAAGTATGAACCAAAAAATCAAAGTTCACTAATGCTTAGAACACACTGCCAAACATCTGGTTGGTCATTAACAGAACAAGATCCTTATAACAATATAATTAGAACGACTGTTGAAGCGATGGCAGCAGTTTTTGGTGGAACACAGTCTCTTCACACAAATGCTTTTGATGAAGCGATCGCACTTCCGACAGAATTCTCTGCAAGAATTGCAAGAAATACACAGATCATTCTCCAAGAGGAAACAGGTATCACAAATACTGTTGACCCATGGGGAGGATCTTACATGATGGAAAGCCTTACTCATGAGATTGCAGAGAAAGCTCGTGCTATAATTAAAGAAGTAGATGCTTCTGGAGGTATGTCTAAAGCGATTGAGACAGGTGTTCCTAAACTTAAAATTGAAGAAGCTGCAGCAGCAAAACAAGCTCGTATCGACAAAGGTGAAGATGTTATTGTCGGTGTTAATAAGTACAAACCAACAACAGAAGATAAAGTCGAAGTTTTAGATATCGATAACGTTGCTGTTTTAAACTCTCAAATTAGACGTCTTGAAGAACTACGTGCGAACAGAGATGAGTCTCAAGTCGAAGCATGTATGGAAGCACTAACAAGATACGCAGAAACAGGTGAAGGTAACGGACTTGACCTTGCAATTAAAGCAGTTCGTGCAAGATGTTCAGTTGGTGAAATCACTTATGCTCTAGAGAAGGTCTGGGGAAGATATAATGCGAACTCAAAAACTGTTGCTGGTGTTTATGGTAAGGCTTATGAAAACGATGACAACTGGAAAAGTATCATGAAAGAAATTGATGATTTTGAAAAAGAGTTTGGAAGACGCCCAAGAATGCTCGTCGCTAAAATGGGACAAGACGGTCACGATCGTGGAGCAAAAGTAATTGCCACAGCATTTGCAGATGTTGGTTTTGATATCGACCTAGCGCCACTATTTTCAACTCCAGAAGAAGTTGCAAAACAGGCTGTTGAAAATGATGTGCACATTGTTGGTGTCTCATCCCAAGCTGCAGGTCACAAGACACTTATTCCTGATCTTATCAGCGAACTTAAAAAATTAGACGCTGAAGATATTATTGTTGTATGTGGTGGAGTTATCCCAAAACAAGATTACGATTTCCTAGTTAAAGCAGGAGTTAAGGGAATCTTTGGTCCAGGTACTCCAATCCCTGAAGCAGCTAAAGGCGTTCTTGAAGCTGTAAAAGCGGCAATGAAGTAG
- a CDS encoding sensor histidine kinase KdpD yields the protein MEKKDIILNLRWFTLILLSFLGLYLIELTSISYRQFIFYNLSIVVGVVYNFNRIKVKNINLTNEFYIDILLINLVVYFSGGLKNSYYLIVFIPAIFSLLLLNIRDVFKLLVITFIGIAIQSSSIFQFTPQVNYLDPIYIFSVYIFLLLFLFKVKQDEYEGELNSLRSREKSENELALIGAMTAALCHKIGTPLNTMRLKIDRLTNGRFKETELPMLEEAQEEIEKLLRHIRESAISDQSLSGSKFTNISDVLEDLKTRRNDVEIEIGVNIEEVHVLIDRKILEKFIDDILDNSLEASASRVNVELEESDKFVKLNFVDNGVGFSKEALDNFGKPFVSSKGGQGLGIGLYNLKTYMNYLKGELAVSNNKEGAVVSLVFSKEK from the coding sequence ATGGAAAAGAAAGATATTATTTTAAATCTTCGCTGGTTTACTTTAATACTGCTTTCTTTTCTGGGCCTTTACCTTATCGAGCTTACGTCAATTTCATATCGTCAATTTATATTTTACAACCTTAGTATCGTTGTTGGGGTTGTTTATAACTTCAACAGGATCAAAGTAAAAAATATCAATCTGACGAATGAATTCTACATCGACATTTTACTTATCAATCTCGTTGTTTATTTTTCAGGCGGTTTGAAAAACTCTTACTATCTGATTGTTTTTATTCCCGCTATTTTTTCACTGCTGCTTTTAAATATTAGGGATGTTTTCAAGTTGTTGGTGATCACATTTATCGGTATTGCTATTCAATCGAGCTCTATCTTTCAGTTCACTCCACAAGTTAATTATCTTGACCCGATATATATTTTCTCAGTTTATATTTTTCTTCTACTTTTTCTTTTTAAAGTTAAGCAAGATGAATATGAGGGAGAGTTAAACTCTTTGAGGTCTAGAGAGAAAAGTGAAAATGAATTAGCTCTTATCGGCGCGATGACTGCAGCCCTTTGTCACAAAATTGGAACTCCGTTAAATACGATGAGATTAAAGATTGATCGGCTTACAAATGGACGATTTAAAGAGACGGAGTTACCAATGCTAGAAGAGGCACAGGAGGAGATTGAAAAACTGCTTAGACATATCCGAGAAAGTGCTATTAGTGATCAGAGTTTGTCTGGATCAAAGTTCACAAATATAAGCGACGTTCTAGAGGATTTGAAAACAAGAAGAAATGATGTTGAAATTGAGATTGGAGTTAATATTGAAGAAGTCCATGTTTTAATTGATAGAAAAATATTAGAAAAGTTTATCGATGATATTCTTGATAATAGTTTAGAAGCCAGTGCCTCAAGAGTTAATGTAGAGCTTGAAGAGAGTGATAAATTTGTTAAGCTTAACTTTGTTGATAATGGTGTTGGTTTCTCAAAAGAGGCTTTAGATAATTTTGGAAAGCCATTTGTATCTTCAAAGGGTGGCCAAGGGCTTGGGATTGGGCTATATAACTTGAAAACCTATATGAATTATTTAAAAGGTGAACTTGCCGTTAGTAATAACAAAGAGGGTGCTGTAGTTAGCCTAGTGTTTAGTAAAGAAAAATGA
- the meaB gene encoding methylmalonyl Co-A mutase-associated GTPase MeaB: protein MSEIKASDISAGKIRALSKAITLSESKKPEHQKQAQALIEELLPHTGNTIRIGISGTPGVGKSTFIESLGLHLTSLGKKVAVLAIDPSSPVSGGSILGDKTRMERLSQEPNAYIRPSPTSGTLGGVAQKTREAMLLCEAAGFDVILIETVGVGQSEFAVSDMVDLFTVLLLPGAGDELQGIKKGIIEVSDYILINKAEGENLGRAKSTQSEYLSAMNIMSRSAVWKPRVKLISALENSGIKEYWEDVLEYIEVTTKYDFLKNKRLNQNKKWLNSLFLEMIKSKISENPKLQSEFKKLESNVVQNKSTPFKSAEKMLELLFTSDLN, encoded by the coding sequence ATGAGTGAGATAAAAGCATCAGACATTAGTGCAGGAAAAATTAGAGCTTTATCAAAGGCAATCACTCTTAGTGAGAGTAAGAAGCCAGAGCATCAAAAGCAGGCCCAAGCACTTATTGAAGAACTTCTACCTCACACGGGAAATACAATTCGAATTGGAATCTCAGGGACTCCAGGTGTTGGTAAATCAACATTTATTGAGTCCCTAGGCCTTCACCTAACTTCACTTGGTAAGAAGGTTGCGGTTCTCGCAATCGATCCAAGTTCTCCAGTCTCAGGAGGAAGCATCTTAGGTGATAAAACAAGAATGGAAAGACTCTCTCAGGAGCCAAATGCCTATATTCGTCCAAGTCCTACATCAGGAACTCTTGGTGGTGTTGCTCAAAAAACAAGAGAAGCAATGCTACTTTGTGAAGCTGCAGGCTTTGATGTTATTCTCATCGAAACTGTTGGTGTCGGACAATCAGAGTTTGCGGTTTCTGATATGGTAGATCTTTTCACTGTTCTGCTTCTTCCTGGAGCAGGAGACGAGCTCCAAGGAATTAAAAAAGGTATTATAGAGGTTTCCGATTATATTCTTATTAATAAAGCAGAAGGTGAAAACCTTGGTCGTGCAAAATCAACACAGAGTGAATATCTAAGTGCAATGAATATCATGTCTCGCAGTGCTGTTTGGAAGCCACGTGTGAAACTCATTTCGGCTCTTGAAAATTCAGGAATCAAAGAATACTGGGAAGATGTTCTCGAGTATATCGAAGTAACAACTAAATATGACTTCTTAAAAAATAAAAGACTTAATCAAAACAAGAAGTGGTTAAATAGTTTGTTTTTAGAAATGATAAAAAGTAAAATTTCAGAGAACCCAAAGCTTCAAAGTGAGTTTAAAAAGCTTGAGAGTAATGTTGTTCAAAATAAATCGACACCCTTTAAGAGTGCCGAAAAAATGCTTGAATTATTATTTACAAGTGACCTCAACTGA